In a genomic window of Fibrobacter sp.:
- a CDS encoding ribonuclease HII has translation MKFKPPAFVDGIEAPIDGEVAFRSNFPGKIIVGIDEVGRGPLAGPVVACAAVLKSPDILPSLNDSKKLTRPKREAMYDAVKDACICYAIASASVAEIDSINILEADFLAMRRALTALGMPGLEVSEPEMPVEVKGSFADCVASFNAEISCADLFTPAAPEVLVAVDGNLKIHGVPDEIQIPVVKGDGRVASISAASILAKVYRDRYMDELEKTYPGYGFDKHAGYGTKAHLSAIRKLGMTPAHRTSFHPKGLETL, from the coding sequence ATGAAATTTAAGCCTCCTGCATTTGTGGATGGAATTGAAGCCCCCATCGATGGTGAGGTGGCTTTCCGCAGCAATTTCCCGGGAAAAATCATTGTCGGCATCGACGAAGTGGGTAGGGGCCCTTTGGCAGGCCCTGTGGTGGCCTGCGCCGCCGTTCTTAAGTCTCCGGATATTCTGCCGTCCTTGAACGATTCCAAGAAGCTGACCCGCCCCAAGCGCGAGGCCATGTACGACGCCGTAAAGGACGCCTGCATTTGCTATGCCATCGCCAGCGCAAGCGTTGCAGAAATTGACTCCATCAATATTCTTGAAGCGGATTTTTTGGCGATGCGCCGCGCCTTGACTGCTCTAGGGATGCCTGGCCTGGAAGTTTCCGAACCGGAAATGCCTGTGGAGGTGAAGGGCTCCTTTGCAGATTGCGTTGCGTCCTTTAATGCCGAGATTTCCTGCGCCGATCTGTTTACTCCCGCAGCTCCTGAAGTGCTGGTCGCTGTGGACGGAAACCTGAAGATTCACGGCGTTCCCGATGAAATCCAGATTCCCGTGGTGAAGGGTGACGGTCGCGTGGCTTCCATTTCTGCAGCCTCCATTTTGGCCAAGGTTTACCGTGACCGCTACATGGATGAACTGGAAAAGACATATCCGGGTTACGGCTTTGACAAGCACGCCGGTTATGGAACCAAGGCTCATTTGTCTGCAATCCGCAAGTTGGGGATGACCCCGGCCCACCGAACCAGTTTCCACCCCAAGGGATTGGAAACCCTGTAG
- the purN gene encoding phosphoribosylglycinamide formyltransferase, translated as MFKIGVMASGGGSNFKAIIDRIGEGDLEAQCKFLITNNGGCGAVGHATTYGIPVYHISGKTHPDQAEYEKALCAVLDERPVDLLILAGYMKKLPDCLVAKMQDRILNIHPSLLPKFGGKGFWGLHVHEAVLAAGETESGPTVHLVSNEIDRGRILAQRKVPVMPDDTPETLQARVLEQEHDIFWRTIKEYGENLQK; from the coding sequence ATGTTCAAGATCGGCGTTATGGCTTCTGGCGGCGGAAGCAACTTTAAAGCAATTATTGACCGCATCGGCGAGGGCGACCTTGAAGCCCAGTGCAAGTTCCTCATTACCAATAACGGTGGTTGTGGCGCAGTAGGCCATGCTACTACCTACGGTATCCCGGTTTACCATATTTCCGGTAAGACTCATCCCGACCAGGCTGAGTATGAGAAGGCTTTGTGTGCCGTGTTGGACGAACGCCCAGTGGACCTGCTGATCTTGGCTGGCTACATGAAGAAGTTGCCGGATTGCCTGGTGGCTAAGATGCAGGATCGCATCTTGAATATTCACCCGTCCTTGTTGCCGAAGTTTGGCGGTAAGGGCTTCTGGGGACTCCACGTTCACGAAGCTGTGCTTGCTGCAGGTGAAACAGAGTCTGGCCCCACGGTTCACCTGGTTTCCAATGAAATCGACCGCGGCCGCATCCTTGCTCAGCGCAAGGTACCTGTGATGCCTGACGATACTCCTGAAACCCTGCAGGCCCGCGTGCTGGAACAGGAACACGATATCTTCTGGCGTACCATCAAGGAATACGGGGAAAACTTGCAAAAGTAA
- a CDS encoding sulfurtransferase TusA family protein, with amino-acid sequence MTDSLQNSPIARWIRTNEKSEGFAENLQKLLAFACSNWIQRGSGVVLSPESALAKVVSAHLNQFPVGEWLDSPKDFSSEIADFCEKTKNLDLPEVLKQDFPSELDLRGVVCPRNAARSRLVLSGLPEGFRIHILLDEGSPIENVPGALVADGHIVENRHKKGNFWVLTVVKRGIRV; translated from the coding sequence ATGACTGACAGTTTACAAAACAGCCCCATTGCGCGTTGGATTCGAACAAATGAAAAATCTGAGGGTTTTGCGGAAAATCTGCAAAAATTGCTTGCTTTCGCTTGTTCTAACTGGATTCAGCGGGGTTCTGGCGTGGTTTTGAGCCCAGAATCGGCCCTGGCCAAGGTGGTTTCTGCCCATTTGAACCAGTTCCCGGTGGGGGAATGGCTGGATTCTCCTAAGGACTTCTCCTCCGAAATTGCCGATTTTTGTGAAAAAACAAAGAATTTGGACCTTCCAGAGGTTTTAAAGCAGGACTTCCCTTCGGAACTGGACTTGCGTGGGGTGGTCTGTCCCCGGAATGCCGCCCGCAGCCGCCTGGTGCTGTCCGGACTGCCCGAAGGTTTTCGCATCCATATATTATTAGACGAGGGTTCTCCCATCGAAAATGTGCCGGGAGCCTTGGTCGCCGATGGTCATATTGTTGAAAATCGTCACAAAAAAGGCAATTTTTGGGTTTTAACGGTGGTCAAACGGGGAATAAGAGTGTAG
- the sulP gene encoding sulfate permease — protein MSNINAKESVKKFLNESVATITPELVKSIKRGYTKQNLISDLMSGVIVGILALPLAIAFAIASGVGPEQGLYTAIIAGFTISLLGGSRFQIGGPTGAFIVIVYGIVSQYGYDGLASATLLAGIILIVFGLAKFGAIIKFIPYPVTVGFTAGIAVIIALGQVPNFFGLRFLAKDPADAIGKIKLYASSLDTINIYSVIIGLIALAVCIFWPKITSKVPGSLIAIIVATVIVKVLGWDDPVNGHGVMTIGMKNHIPSGFPTPHLPNISLDMMQKVFQPALTIAILGAIESLLSAVVADGMTSTKHRSNTELFGQGVANLLSPMFGGIPATGAIARTATNIRNGAVSPISGLVHAVVLLLIMLVLGRYAEMIPMAALAAVLFQVAFNMCGYRAVIKMFKLPKSDVMVMLVAFFLTVVIDLTVAIEVGVLLAAILFIKRMSEVAEVDAVTDAIRADDEEVTHNELARQVPKGVIVYELAGSLFFGAVDKFKETLNRIAVKPKILILRMRSVSSIDAAGIQMIEDLMIRCKKDGTQLLLSGVHAQPVVALTRAGVLKQLGEENALGNIDAALNRAREILGLPLVSDTYDPNPTVSWEKGLDKPWMPEESNAAVAEGTPEVIAEKVADEPVWKIEDDKK, from the coding sequence ATGTCTAACATCAATGCTAAGGAATCCGTCAAGAAGTTCTTGAACGAATCCGTCGCAACCATCACCCCTGAATTGGTAAAGTCCATCAAGAGGGGTTACACCAAGCAAAACTTGATTAGCGACCTTATGTCCGGCGTCATCGTTGGCATTTTGGCTTTGCCCTTGGCAATCGCATTCGCTATCGCTTCTGGCGTCGGTCCGGAACAGGGCCTTTACACCGCCATCATTGCTGGTTTCACTATTAGCCTTTTGGGCGGTTCCCGCTTCCAGATCGGTGGCCCTACCGGTGCTTTCATTGTGATCGTCTACGGCATCGTTAGCCAGTATGGTTACGATGGCTTGGCTTCTGCAACTCTCTTGGCCGGTATCATCCTGATCGTCTTCGGCCTCGCAAAGTTCGGTGCCATCATTAAGTTCATTCCTTATCCGGTGACTGTGGGCTTTACCGCAGGTATCGCCGTGATCATCGCCCTGGGTCAGGTTCCCAACTTCTTCGGTCTCCGTTTCTTGGCTAAGGACCCTGCCGATGCTATCGGTAAGATCAAGCTTTACGCTTCTTCTCTCGATACCATCAACATCTACTCCGTGATTATCGGCCTCATCGCTCTCGCCGTTTGCATTTTCTGGCCCAAGATTACTTCCAAGGTTCCTGGCTCCCTCATTGCTATTATCGTCGCTACCGTCATTGTCAAGGTTCTCGGCTGGGACGATCCCGTTAACGGTCACGGCGTGATGACCATCGGTATGAAGAACCACATTCCGTCTGGTTTCCCCACCCCGCACCTCCCGAACATCAGCCTGGACATGATGCAGAAGGTTTTCCAGCCGGCATTGACCATTGCTATTTTGGGCGCTATCGAATCCTTGCTCTCTGCAGTGGTGGCTGACGGTATGACCTCTACCAAGCACCGCTCCAATACCGAACTTTTCGGCCAGGGTGTTGCTAACCTCTTGAGCCCCATGTTCGGTGGTATTCCGGCTACCGGCGCTATCGCACGTACCGCTACCAACATCCGTAACGGCGCTGTTTCCCCGATTTCTGGTCTTGTTCATGCTGTTGTTCTTTTGCTCATCATGCTGGTTCTCGGTAGGTATGCTGAAATGATCCCGATGGCTGCTCTTGCCGCTGTGCTTTTCCAGGTTGCATTCAATATGTGCGGCTACCGCGCAGTGATCAAGATGTTCAAGCTCCCTAAGAGCGACGTCATGGTGATGCTTGTTGCTTTCTTCCTCACCGTGGTCATCGACCTGACTGTTGCTATTGAAGTTGGTGTTCTTCTCGCTGCAATCCTCTTCATCAAGCGTATGAGCGAAGTTGCCGAAGTGGACGCTGTTACCGATGCAATCCGTGCTGATGACGAAGAAGTGACCCACAACGAACTTGCCCGCCAGGTTCCCAAGGGCGTTATCGTTTACGAACTTGCTGGTTCCCTCTTCTTCGGTGCTGTAGACAAGTTCAAGGAAACCTTGAATCGCATCGCCGTTAAGCCCAAGATTCTTATCCTCCGCATGCGTAGCGTTTCCAGTATCGACGCTGCCGGTATCCAGATGATTGAAGACTTGATGATCCGCTGTAAGAAGGACGGCACCCAGTTGCTCCTTTCCGGTGTGCATGCCCAGCCGGTGGTTGCTCTCACCCGCGCAGGTGTGCTGAAGCAGCTCGGCGAAGAAAACGCTCTGGGTAACATCGATGCAGCCCTGAACCGTGCCCGCGAAATCCTCGGCCTCCCGCTGGTTAGCGACACCTACGATCCGAACCCCACCGTTAGCTGGGAAAAGGGTCTGGACAAGCCCTGGATGCCTGAAGAATCCAACGCTGCAGTGGCTGAAGGCACTCCGGAAGTAATCGCCGAAAAGGTCGCCGACGAACCCGTCTGGAAGATTGAAGACGACAAGAAGTAA
- a CDS encoding prepilin-type N-terminal cleavage/methylation domain-containing protein, translating into MRQFKDPLKNKALRPHNAHKGYTLIELLVALAAASILSASALQLYSRFHHLTLHFIKDYQRESSELIQQMHRAIPYSKSRGETIKRKNPRP; encoded by the coding sequence GTGCGTCAATTCAAAGACCCGCTGAAAAACAAAGCCTTGCGGCCCCACAACGCCCACAAAGGCTACACCCTCATCGAACTTCTGGTAGCCCTGGCTGCGGCCTCCATCCTCAGCGCCTCGGCCTTGCAACTCTACAGCCGGTTCCACCATCTTACCCTTCATTTCATCAAGGACTACCAGCGGGAATCCTCGGAACTTATCCAGCAAATGCACCGCGCGATTCCCTACAGCAAATCACGTGGCGAAACCATTAAAAGAAAAAATCCCCGGCCTTAG
- a CDS encoding FecR domain-containing protein codes for MSRKLLVLPVCLSLAFIACKDAVEDHIKSNKITAEVDHDAVAVFKAKVRSSVGQSQFLKAKTETWKDLHVGSLIRDNDQVRTEKESEVILNTADGTVFIIAENSNVEFNADLQSTIKGEVNIYIRNGNIQFDVQKQKDNQFNFKTGTATASIRGTAGFVGSLDGQMVASLKEGKVEVKDAKGRSTNIAQNQTLLVTKSGDAKTIPLESSGTTALFAALEEMSKSGALDNMEELEKNLQAFDAKYVDQKKEFEQNLEFRPVVIPKAINRPSVTLKAQMTPGVYVTVMGQTDTVPASGVYERTFSWDESATGTKRFMATCSNGSVEVPCNVWETEYEPTAPEAPAEEVVEDTLAKADSLAVDSLAKADSAVVDSAAAAPAEVAAVEPEKKAKPVKKPAAVKIPEPLPPEWILKLMGNTLDPLDSLEEISMKKLQALGHSRFNILVYKPNCSKDNSCLEEVESVTVYRNDEELVVFQGENLRTINPVDVNIENGKVDVYKVVVKMNDKKFADVVSMKTFQTKIVSSR; via the coding sequence ATGTCACGAAAATTACTTGTTTTGCCGGTTTGCCTTTCCCTAGCTTTTATCGCTTGCAAGGACGCCGTTGAAGATCACATCAAGTCCAACAAGATTACCGCAGAGGTGGATCACGATGCTGTAGCCGTGTTCAAGGCTAAGGTTCGTAGCTCCGTTGGTCAGAGTCAGTTCCTCAAGGCAAAGACAGAAACATGGAAAGATCTCCACGTTGGTTCTCTTATTCGTGATAACGACCAGGTCCGTACTGAAAAGGAATCCGAAGTGATTCTCAATACGGCGGACGGTACCGTTTTTATCATTGCCGAAAATTCCAATGTTGAATTCAATGCCGATCTGCAGAGCACCATCAAGGGTGAGGTGAACATCTACATCCGCAATGGTAACATCCAGTTCGATGTCCAGAAGCAGAAGGACAACCAGTTCAATTTCAAGACCGGAACCGCAACTGCATCGATCCGCGGTACCGCAGGTTTCGTGGGTAGTCTCGATGGCCAGATGGTTGCCTCCCTGAAGGAAGGTAAGGTGGAAGTCAAGGACGCCAAGGGCCGTTCCACCAATATTGCCCAGAACCAGACTCTTCTCGTGACCAAGTCCGGCGATGCCAAGACCATTCCTTTGGAATCTTCCGGTACAACCGCCTTGTTTGCGGCTCTCGAAGAAATGTCCAAGTCCGGCGCCCTGGACAACATGGAAGAACTTGAAAAGAACCTCCAGGCATTCGATGCCAAGTACGTTGACCAGAAGAAGGAATTCGAACAGAACCTTGAATTCCGTCCGGTGGTTATTCCCAAGGCTATTAACCGTCCGTCCGTAACCTTGAAGGCCCAGATGACTCCTGGCGTCTATGTGACCGTGATGGGCCAGACCGATACTGTTCCTGCAAGCGGCGTCTACGAACGTACCTTCAGCTGGGATGAATCTGCAACCGGTACCAAGCGCTTCATGGCTACCTGTAGCAACGGCTCCGTGGAAGTCCCCTGCAACGTGTGGGAGACCGAATACGAACCTACCGCTCCTGAAGCTCCGGCAGAAGAAGTTGTTGAAGATACTTTGGCTAAGGCAGACTCCCTGGCTGTAGATTCCTTGGCAAAGGCTGATTCCGCTGTGGTGGATTCCGCTGCCGCCGCTCCCGCAGAAGTGGCTGCCGTAGAACCGGAAAAGAAGGCAAAGCCGGTTAAGAAGCCTGCTGCTGTCAAGATTCCTGAACCTCTTCCTCCTGAATGGATCCTGAAGCTTATGGGAAACACCTTGGATCCTTTGGATTCCTTGGAAGAAATTTCCATGAAGAAGCTTCAGGCCTTGGGACATTCCCGCTTCAACATCCTCGTGTACAAGCCTAATTGCTCTAAGGACAATAGCTGCCTTGAAGAAGTGGAATCCGTAACCGTATATCGCAACGACGAGGAGTTGGTTGTCTTCCAGGGTGAAAACCTCAGGACGATCAATCCGGTTGACGTTAATATTGAAAATGGCAAGGTCGACGTCTACAAAGTTGTCGTGAAAATGAACGACAAGAAATTCGCCGACGTTGTATCTATGAAAACCTTCCAAACCAAAATTGTCTCTTCCAGGTAG
- a CDS encoding glycosyltransferase: MAISTILLDIMFVIYVIAGVGLVIYGFSCYYSIYLFLKNSRTTRLSDRKKILQYYREHSMEDLPQVTTQLPVFNEANCVERLLEAVCAIDYPKDKHEIQVLDDSTDECYEVAKKKVEELAAKGYDIKLIHRTNRQEFKAGALKEAMAIAKGDFLAIFDADFVPEKDFLLKTIPYMVMDEQVGLVQGRWGHLNRTESGLTLAQSIGIDGHFVVEQSARSWGKLFMNFNGTAGVWRKQAIYGGGGWEGDTLTEDMDLSYRSQLAGWKMKFVFDVIVPAELPNDINAFKAQQFRWAKGSIQTAKKILPRVLKADVPLRVKIGAILHTTHYSIHPCMLFTALCAWPLLAFFEPVAHLPTWVYTVGFSFIFLAAIAPSVLYFVAQRCSGYTGWKVRLLSMPILMALGVGIAVSNSKAVFAAITGRKSGFVRTPKSGAGQKKKATSHYKQKFPWQAVIELGVGIYCIFGMLEYIGAQKFIIGPFLALYSIGFLSVGVLSFMHYISNMIEVSKARKENQNVQGVDLGK; the protein is encoded by the coding sequence ATGGCAATCAGTACGATCTTACTGGATATCATGTTCGTGATTTACGTAATCGCGGGCGTTGGTCTCGTCATCTACGGCTTCAGCTGCTACTACAGCATCTACTTGTTCCTCAAGAACAGCCGCACCACCCGACTCTCCGATCGTAAGAAGATCCTTCAGTACTATCGCGAACACTCCATGGAAGACCTCCCCCAGGTCACCACCCAGTTGCCGGTGTTCAACGAAGCAAACTGCGTGGAACGTCTCCTTGAAGCAGTCTGCGCTATCGACTACCCCAAGGACAAGCACGAAATCCAGGTTCTGGACGACTCTACTGACGAATGCTATGAAGTCGCCAAGAAGAAGGTCGAAGAACTGGCCGCCAAGGGTTACGACATCAAGCTCATTCACCGTACCAACCGTCAGGAATTCAAGGCTGGTGCACTTAAGGAAGCAATGGCTATCGCCAAGGGTGACTTCCTCGCTATTTTCGACGCCGACTTCGTACCTGAAAAGGACTTCCTCCTGAAGACCATTCCGTACATGGTGATGGACGAACAGGTGGGCCTGGTCCAGGGTCGTTGGGGCCACTTGAACCGCACCGAATCCGGTCTTACCCTTGCTCAGTCCATCGGTATCGATGGCCACTTCGTGGTGGAACAGTCCGCACGTAGCTGGGGCAAGCTCTTCATGAACTTCAACGGTACCGCAGGTGTCTGGCGTAAGCAGGCCATCTATGGCGGTGGCGGCTGGGAAGGCGACACCCTGACCGAAGACATGGACCTTTCTTACCGTTCTCAGCTTGCTGGTTGGAAGATGAAGTTCGTGTTCGACGTGATCGTTCCGGCAGAACTTCCCAACGATATCAACGCTTTCAAGGCTCAGCAGTTCCGTTGGGCTAAGGGTTCTATCCAGACTGCAAAGAAGATCCTCCCCCGCGTTCTGAAGGCTGACGTTCCTCTCCGCGTGAAGATCGGTGCAATCCTGCATACCACCCACTACTCTATTCACCCCTGCATGCTTTTCACTGCCCTCTGCGCATGGCCGCTGTTGGCATTCTTTGAACCGGTGGCACACCTCCCGACTTGGGTATACACCGTCGGCTTCAGCTTCATCTTCCTCGCAGCAATCGCTCCTTCTGTCCTTTACTTCGTTGCTCAGCGCTGCTCCGGCTACACCGGCTGGAAGGTCCGCCTTCTCAGCATGCCGATCCTCATGGCTCTCGGCGTAGGTATCGCAGTCAGCAACTCCAAGGCAGTGTTCGCAGCAATCACCGGCCGCAAGAGCGGATTCGTCCGTACTCCGAAGAGCGGTGCCGGCCAGAAGAAGAAGGCCACCAGCCATTACAAGCAGAAGTTCCCCTGGCAGGCAGTCATCGAACTTGGCGTTGGCATTTACTGCATCTTCGGTATGTTGGAATACATCGGCGCACAGAAGTTCATCATCGGACCGTTCCTCGCCCTCTATTCCATCGGCTTCCTCTCTGTGGGCGTTCTGAGCTTCATGCACTACATCAGCAATATGATTGAAGTCAGCAAGGCTCGTAAGGAAAATCAGAACGTTCAGGGCGTGGACCTGGGTAAGTAA
- a CDS encoding biopolymer transporter ExbD, which yields MKRSRGKELKQEMNLTNMIDIVFAILIVFIICAPLMSQGVKVDLPKAEAPTMEQEKLLKVSITKSEEIYIADMMVEFSSFDNVFKSLWDGNMAVVINSDEDVHYGLVMKVVTQVQKLGVTKLGFLTMNPKEAPGRK from the coding sequence GTGAAGCGTAGCCGCGGAAAAGAACTTAAGCAGGAAATGAACCTGACGAACATGATCGATATCGTGTTCGCCATCTTGATTGTGTTCATTATCTGCGCCCCCTTGATGAGTCAGGGTGTCAAGGTGGATTTGCCCAAGGCCGAAGCCCCCACCATGGAACAGGAAAAACTGTTGAAGGTTTCCATCACCAAGAGCGAAGAAATCTACATCGCCGACATGATGGTGGAATTCAGCAGCTTTGACAATGTTTTCAAGTCCTTGTGGGACGGCAATATGGCTGTTGTCATTAACTCCGACGAAGATGTACATTACGGTCTTGTAATGAAGGTGGTGACCCAGGTCCAGAAGCTTGGTGTTACAAAGCTTGGATTCCTTACTATGAATCCTAAGGAAGCTCCGGGTAGAAAGTGA
- a CDS encoding TonB C-terminal domain-containing protein → MSNNEKGKIQYFADGDNGMMVKIIVCAVVFHVVIAGICIGMHYVNFKSEPEPIPVFEMVQVQQQQVAPPAPPKPKPPEPPKEVPPEPKKVKPKPEPKPKINEELPPEIKPEEEKKPEPEPEPEQEPQPEPEPEPTPEPAKDDFDIDDMDLPAAVEAPSLNPVGSVDMDPLMQVYLERLKQIIMGNFNPPTNLNVKKSIKTTVQFTIDRFGGISAITLKRSSGNSTWDHLSVRAVKISKVPELPFNFRAPSLTLHFNFTPN, encoded by the coding sequence GTGAGCAATAACGAGAAAGGAAAGATTCAGTATTTCGCTGATGGCGACAATGGCATGATGGTGAAAATCATCGTGTGTGCTGTCGTATTCCATGTCGTTATCGCAGGCATTTGCATCGGGATGCATTACGTGAACTTCAAGTCTGAACCCGAACCTATTCCAGTGTTTGAAATGGTCCAGGTTCAGCAACAGCAGGTCGCCCCGCCGGCTCCACCAAAGCCGAAGCCTCCTGAACCGCCGAAGGAAGTTCCTCCCGAACCTAAGAAGGTGAAACCCAAGCCGGAACCGAAGCCTAAGATTAACGAAGAACTTCCGCCGGAAATCAAGCCGGAAGAAGAAAAGAAGCCTGAGCCCGAACCGGAACCAGAACAGGAACCGCAGCCGGAACCTGAGCCGGAGCCGACTCCCGAACCGGCCAAGGATGACTTTGATATCGATGACATGGACTTGCCTGCAGCCGTTGAAGCTCCCAGCTTGAATCCTGTTGGCTCCGTGGACATGGACCCGTTGATGCAGGTCTACCTGGAACGTCTGAAGCAGATTATCATGGGCAACTTTAACCCGCCCACTAATTTGAATGTGAAGAAGAGTATCAAGACCACGGTGCAGTTTACCATCGACCGCTTTGGTGGAATTTCTGCAATTACGTTGAAGCGTTCTTCTGGCAACTCCACCTGGGATCACCTTTCTGTTCGAGCAGTGAAGATTTCCAAGGTGCCGGAACTGCCGTTCAACTTTAGAGCTCCCAGCTTGACTTTGCATTTTAATTTCACTCCGAACTGA
- a CDS encoding type II and III secretion system protein, whose amino-acid sequence MSALCLANHLELHQENGVLHIRKKVNRGEHEFTLSDSLVSLSVKDKDVREFVHEYSMNSGLNILVAPEVIGKVSGELRNMKAKDAFVKLITTAGFRVKQSKDVLVVLPQEVGVSKSGSSRSGSSPISDKIKLEQLDGRFSAEIRDALLGDALQSLAEVADLNLAVYGDIRENVNLKFEDVDLKTLVDALFKGHRYSYALDSNNLFVSEGGMRKALSYTKLYPLKHLLAEQALAHLTKFSPSTEFTAAEVKEQNALLLGGSDYEIKMAENLLQQIDVPAIQVTLSCIVVEFKRGKNFEIGLHGGSGRKTGEYNIGARGFLDFVDKDFSVSGAFGKIGLLPDRFELELSAMEERNEAEVLARPRLTTLNGNKAELNVTNTVYYLVSQVTADGFPITDYRSFNDGISLELTPSVTREGVITLEVSPEIKTAGRSTGDGPRDISTRNLKTVVSLKDGETLCLGGLIRKNKSEVRSAVPFLGSIPVIGRLFSYVSEVEEENELAIFITPMLGR is encoded by the coding sequence TTGTCAGCATTGTGTCTGGCGAACCATTTGGAATTGCATCAGGAAAATGGGGTACTGCATATCCGCAAAAAGGTGAATCGGGGAGAACATGAATTTACGTTGTCTGATTCCTTGGTGAGTTTGTCTGTGAAGGACAAGGATGTTCGTGAATTTGTTCATGAGTACTCTATGAATTCGGGGTTGAATATTTTGGTTGCTCCGGAGGTGATTGGAAAGGTTTCCGGTGAACTTCGGAATATGAAGGCGAAAGATGCTTTTGTGAAGTTGATAACTACGGCCGGTTTTCGGGTGAAACAATCCAAGGATGTGTTGGTGGTTTTGCCTCAGGAAGTTGGGGTGTCTAAATCCGGTTCGTCGCGGTCTGGTTCATCACCGATCTCAGATAAAATAAAATTGGAACAGCTGGATGGTCGTTTTTCAGCGGAAATTCGTGATGCGCTTTTGGGTGATGCTTTGCAAAGTCTTGCCGAAGTGGCCGACTTGAATTTGGCGGTTTATGGTGACATCCGTGAAAATGTGAACCTAAAATTTGAAGATGTGGATTTGAAAACTCTGGTGGATGCTCTGTTTAAGGGACACCGCTACAGCTATGCTCTGGACTCCAATAATTTGTTCGTGTCCGAAGGCGGAATGCGGAAGGCTCTGTCTTATACGAAACTTTATCCTTTAAAGCATCTTCTTGCAGAACAGGCGCTGGCTCATTTGACGAAGTTTTCCCCAAGTACGGAATTTACTGCAGCGGAGGTTAAGGAACAGAACGCCTTGTTGCTAGGAGGTTCCGATTACGAAATCAAGATGGCGGAAAACTTGTTGCAGCAAATTGATGTGCCCGCTATTCAAGTGACCTTGAGCTGCATTGTGGTGGAATTCAAACGGGGAAAGAATTTCGAAATCGGATTGCATGGGGGCTCCGGCAGAAAAACGGGGGAGTATAACATCGGTGCCCGAGGGTTCCTTGATTTTGTGGACAAGGATTTTTCTGTGTCGGGGGCTTTTGGAAAAATTGGTCTGTTGCCAGATCGTTTTGAATTGGAATTGTCCGCTATGGAGGAACGTAACGAGGCCGAGGTTTTGGCTCGCCCGCGGCTGACGACGTTGAATGGAAATAAGGCTGAACTGAATGTGACCAATACGGTTTATTATCTGGTGAGTCAGGTAACGGCCGATGGATTCCCCATTACAGATTACCGTTCTTTTAATGATGGAATTTCCTTGGAGTTGACGCCGTCGGTGACGCGGGAAGGCGTGATTACGCTGGAGGTGTCTCCGGAAATCAAGACCGCGGGCCGCAGCACTGGAGACGGCCCCCGTGATATCAGTACCCGCAATTTAAAGACGGTAGTTTCCCTGAAGGATGGCGAAACCCTTTGCTTGGGTGGGCTGATTCGTAAGAATAAATCGGAAGTGCGTTCGGCGGTTCCTTTTCTCGGGAGCATTCCTGTGATTGGACGATTGTTCAGTTATGTGTCCGAGGTGGAGGAAGAAAATGAGTTGGCCATTTTTATCACACCGATGCTGGGGCGGTAA
- a CDS encoding MotA/TolQ/ExbB proton channel family protein, whose protein sequence is MVMQSDIATIVVLCILAVMSLGSWGIIIVKYVVHRKNKHANVVFFRKFSNVTQFVELQSLCETADDSALRRLTEEVLKEASKFSNFVSYDSIQHRASLLEDTIQRSIEGLRLTEDRYLSFLATASNLAPFFGLLGTVWGIMVAFFQIGQHGSADLTVVAPGIAMALITTVGGLVVAIPASAGYNYFTSNNGQNEISYYNFGSQVLSLFKRGDLLALEEVAG, encoded by the coding sequence ATGGTTATGCAGTCGGACATTGCTACGATTGTGGTTCTCTGCATTCTGGCAGTGATGTCTCTGGGCTCCTGGGGCATTATCATTGTCAAGTACGTCGTACACCGCAAGAACAAGCATGCGAACGTGGTCTTTTTCCGCAAGTTCAGCAATGTGACCCAGTTCGTGGAACTTCAGTCCCTTTGCGAAACTGCCGATGACAGTGCCCTTCGCCGTTTGACAGAAGAAGTGCTGAAGGAAGCTTCCAAGTTCAGTAACTTCGTGAGTTACGACTCCATCCAGCACCGCGCCTCCTTGCTGGAAGATACCATCCAGCGTTCCATCGAAGGCCTCCGCCTGACCGAAGACCGCTACCTGAGCTTCCTGGCTACCGCCTCCAACCTGGCTCCCTTCTTTGGTTTGCTTGGTACTGTGTGGGGCATCATGGTGGCCTTCTTCCAGATTGGTCAGCACGGTTCTGCCGACTTGACCGTCGTGGCTCCGGGTATCGCTATGGCCTTGATTACCACCGTTGGCGGCCTTGTGGTTGCTATTCCCGCATCTGCCGGCTACAACTACTTTACTTCCAATAACGGTCAGAACGAAATTTCCTATTACAACTTTGGTTCCCAGGTGCTGAGCTTGTTCAAGCGCGGCGACTTGCTCGCTCTTGAAGAAGTGGCTGGCTAG